One part of the Anopheles coustani chromosome 2, idAnoCousDA_361_x.2, whole genome shotgun sequence genome encodes these proteins:
- the LOC131267677 gene encoding protein lethal(2)denticleless → MNTVLNLFRREAGNGFCQQYDASLMRLQVHERDSWKGITPSTFNADYNPSPPILAAKFAKCAAQEHILAIANEDGKIAVQDTNLVNEEPGGERALEGHQCHYNAVFDIEWMPGEMKLVSASGDHTAQLWSLTESEMVSTQSFRGHSRSVKTVAFRRDDPAVFATGGRDGAIIIWDVRAQLGANMLPRADNCIYSGHAGGPGTPASHRKRTRQTPKIPAQGCSSSITGLVFQDDNTLISCGAGDGVVKVWDTRRHYTSHQRDPLPKHSFSYAGTTALKGFTNLTIDERRHRLYVNCMDNYIYCYNISTYDGNPLQRYGGFKNGTFYVKAALSPDGQYLISGSSDEQCYIWNVDNPKPLVKLLGHAAEVTSVAWMQNDRDVRIVTCSDDARHKVWRLGPADMDFDTQQQLRGSAEYCDSYRTEKVEKERLKSLAFTPRSVRGLVRRNETTPGTMDEPTRTPKTSGLATAGLPRGSAGGPERTKRTFTAMSQDGEEGATAANADRSQCPPVKRPYREECRGRRLFSPANSKSAFSFTALEIASSSSNSRSLNVILEASDEQAFGLSPCKSPLGTADLNTRPTDRDDRTLGGTSSCSLSLRCASPTLNINLPNFVIDGEAPHLVNVIAACGSLEESYGIAGSNGTGAGGSAKRKLKENIDWLTKIRKQKLQQAAKSIEHGNGTTLLDRSVLDGPIMEESVSLLLSPRLQQLKTCDDGGGGGADQQHHQTVNNATISVTNTPTTPRGRLSSRSSIDCTTLGTSQSASVLPTEPRRTPRSRRNSMSGVGPGLHPTTPESASIRRFLTVTTPTSRANAQATN, encoded by the exons ATGAATACAGTGCTAAATCTTTTCCGCCGCGAAGCCGGAAACG GTTTCTGCCAACAGTACGATGCCTCATTGATGCGACTACAAGTCCACGAGCGGGACAGTTGGAAGGGTATCACACCGTCAACGTTTAATGCGGACTACAATCCATCGCCACCGATACTGGCGGCAAAGTTTGCCAAATGTGCCGCCCAGGAACACATACTGGCGATCGCAAACGAGGATGGCAAGATCGCCGTGCAGGACACGAATCTGGTTAACGAGGAACCGGGCGGTGAGCGGGCGCTTGAGGGTCACCAGTGTCACTACAACGCCGTGTTCGACATCGAGTGGATGCCGGGTGAGATGAAGCTGGTGTCGGCTTCCGGAGATCATACGGCTCAGCTTTGGTCGCTGACGGAGTCCGAGATGGTCAGCACGCAGTCGTTCCGTGGTCATTCGCGCTCGGTTAAAACGGTCGCGTTTCGCAGGGACGATCCCGCGGTGTTTGCGACGGGTGGAAGGGACGGTGCGATCATTATCTGGGATGTTCGGGCGCAGCTTGGTGCGAATATGCTTCCACGTGCAGACAACTGCATCTACAGTGGACACGCAGGAGGACCCGGAACACCTGCTTCGCATCGGAAGCGAACACGACAGACACCGAAAATTCCGGCGCAAGGCTGTAGCAGCAGCATTACCGGGTTGGTGTTTCAGGATGACAATACGTTGATCTCTTGTGGCGCCGGTGATGGCGTGGTGAAGGTTTGGGACACACGGCGTCATTACACCAGCCACCAACGGGATCCACTCCCGAAGCATAGCTTTTCCTATGCCGGCACCACCGCACTGAAGGGTTTCACAAACTTGACCATAGACGAGCGGCGCCATCGGCTGTACGTGAACTGTATGGACAATTACATCTACTGCTACAACATATCCACGTACGACGGAAATCCATTACAACGCTACGGTGGCTTTAAAAACGGTACATTCTACGTCAAGGCTGCGCTCAGCCCGGACGGCCAATACCTAATCAGTGGATCCAGCGACGAACAGTGCTACATCTGGAATGTGGACAACCCGAAGCCACTGGTGAAGCTTTTGGGCCATGCGGCCGAGGTGACCAGCGTCGCGTGGATGCAGAACGATCGGGATGTACGCATCGTGACCTGTTCGGACGATGCACGACACAAGGTGTGGCGTCTCGGGCCAGCGGATATGGATTTTGACACTCAACAGCAGCTACGGGGTTCTGCCGAGTACTGCGATTCCTATCGAACGGAGAAGGTAGAAAAGGAGCGCTTAAAATCGCTTGCATTCACACCTCGCTCGGTGCGGGGACTCGTGCGACGTAATGAAACAACTCCGGGCACAATGGACGAACCCACTAGGACACCGAAAACCTCAGGGTTGGCCACGGCCGGCCTCCCTAGAGGATCCGCCGGTGGTCCGGAGAGAACTAAAAGAACATTCACCGCAATGTCACAGGACGGGGAGGAGGGCGCCACGGCAGCCAATGCCGATCGTAGCCAATGCCCACCAGTGAAGCGACCCTATCGGGAGGAGTGCCGAGGTCGACGGTTGTTCAGTCCGGCCAACTCCAAATCGGCATTTAGCTTTACGGCACTCGAGATCGCATCGAGCTCGTCGAACTCGCGCAGTCTGAATGTTATTCTGGAGGCGAGCGACGAGCAAGCGTTTGGTCTTTCACCATGCAAATCTCCGCTCGGTACGGCCGATCTCAACACACGCCCGACGGATCGTGACGATCGAACGCTAGGAGGTACCTCGTCCTGTTCCCTTTCGTTACGATGCGCTTCCCCAACGTTGAACATAAACCTACCAAACTTCGTCATCGACGGTGAGGCACCACATCTAGTCAACGTGATTGCCGCGTGCGGTAGCTTGGAGGAATCGTACGGCATCGCCGGTAGCAACGGAACTGGTGCCGGTGGGTCAGCAAAGCGTAAGCTCAAAGAAAACATCGACTGGTTGACAAAGATCCGCAAGCAGAAGCTACAACAGGCGGCCAAAAGTATCGAGCACGGAAATGGGACGACACTGCTGGACCGTAGCGTCCTGGATGGACCGATCATGGAGGAGTCTGTTTCACTGCTACTTTCGCCACGTCTTCAGCAGTTGAAAACGTgtgacgatggtggtggtggtggagcggATCAGCAGCATCACCAAACTGTTAATAATGCCACCATCAGTGTGACGAATACACCTACGACGCCACGTGGAAGACTAAGCTCAAGATCTAGCATCGACTGCACGACACTGGGAACGTCGCAAAGCGCCAGCGTACTACCTACGGAACCTCGCCGGACACCAAGAAGTCGCCGCAATTCAATGAGTGGCGTTGGGCCGGGTTTGCATCCGACGACACCGGAATCGGCATCCATTAGACGATTTCTAACAGTCACAACGCCTACTAGTCGAGCGAATGCGCAAGCGACAAATTGA
- the LOC131265196 gene encoding collagenase-like gives MVVKIKTALLVILFGCILPAAEIYGYKCTPTGNVNVTANGRPTYAGQFPHHALLVVQFGEEETRHCSGALVDDRHVVTVAQCVQGSSSVVVHLGADCLLEGDDKFRQVFTALEYTVHEGLNMETFVNDVAVVRFTDEPVRLPPWVYAARLPEADEDQYVGQQVLSSGYGLMNYATEGAADALQFVRLTVLDLEACQEEFSFVTAESGTFCAQEADHEPNCVSDVGSPLVLKEGRLQEYVLLGLASFGQKFACNQGNPGALQEMRVHAAWVKEVLSRVN, from the coding sequence ATGGTAGTGAAGATAAAGACAGCACTGTTGGTAATTTTGTTCGGTTGCATTCTGCCGGCAGCCGAAATCTACGGCTACAAGTGTACGCCGACCGGAAACGTGAACGTCACGGCAAACGGTAGACCCACCTACGCTGGCCAGTTCCCGCACCATGCGCTACTGGTGGTACAGTTCGGCGAGGAGGAAACGCGCCATTGCAGCGGCGCTCTGGTTGACGATCGACATGTCGTAACCGTGGCCCAATGCGTCCAGGGTAGCAGCTCAGTGGTGGTCCACCTCGGTGCAGACTGTCTGCTGGAGGGTGACGACAAATTTCGACAGGTTTTTACCGCCCTCGAGTACACCGTTCACGAGGGATTAAACATGGAGACGTTCGTCAACGATGTGGCCGTGGTAAGGTTCACCGACGAGCCGGTTCGCTTGCCGCCGTGGGTTTATGCGGCGCGATTGCCCGAAGCGGACGAGGATCAGTACGTCGGACAGCAGGTGCTCTCGAGTGGGTACGGTTTGATGAACTACGCGACCGAAGGGGCCGCCGATGCGCTGCAGTTCGTGCGGCTGACCGTGCTCGACTTGGAGGCGTGCCAGGAGGAGTTCAGCTTCGTCACCGCGGAGTCGGGAACGTTCTGTGCACAGGAGGCCGATCACGAACCGAACTGTGTCAGTGATGTCGGCAGCCCGTTGGTGCTGAAGGAGGGTCGTCTGCAGGAGTACGTGCTGCTGGGGTTGGCCAGCTTCGGCCAGAAGTTTGCCTGCAACCAAGGCAATCCGGGAGCGCTTCAGGAGATGCGCGTGCATGCCGCATGGGTGAAGGAAGTGCTGTCGAGAGTGAATTAA